A DNA window from Phragmites australis chromosome 11, lpPhrAust1.1, whole genome shotgun sequence contains the following coding sequences:
- the LOC133884537 gene encoding serine/threonine-protein kinase TOR-like isoform X1: MKPLPHFTEIGKKPKDLIAKDHGFNIAAYMSSGADVIAAALRKHVEEEARDLSGEAFLRFMEQLYEQISSLLQSNNVAENLLALRAINALIDMPFGEGASKVSKFASFLRNVFEVKRDPEILVPASTVLGHLAKAGGAMTADEVERQIKTALGWLSGDRVEYRRFAAVLILKEMAENASTVFNVHVPEFVDAIWVALRDPKQAVRERAVEALRACLHVIEKRETRWRVQWYYRMCEAAQVGLSRNASVHSIHGSLLAVGELLRNTGEFMMSRYREVADIVLNYLRHRDPLVSRSITSLLPRIAHFLRDRFVTNYLKICMDHILFVLRTPDERSSGFVALGEMVGALGVELVPYLPAITSHLHDAIAPRRGRPSLEAISCVGSFAKAMGLAMEPHIRSGLLNAMFSAGLSDKLVEALESISTSIPSLLPTIQERLLDCISQALPKSSMRSGATVGRASRSNSLQQFVDSSSPVLVQLALRTLANFNFKGHELLEFARESVILYLEDEDSSTRKAASVCCCRLVVHSLSASSSSQFSSNRSNRMGGAKRRRLVEEIVEKLLNAAVADADVGVRSSVFKALYWNPTFDDFLAQADILTSIFVALNDEEYDVRELAISVAGRLSEKNPAYVLPALRRYLIQLLTYLDQSMDSKCKEDSARLLGCLIRSCARLILPYIAPIHKALVTRLCEGTGPIANNVLAAGVLATVGELAKVGGFAMRQYLPELMPVVVDALLDGGAVSKREVAVATLGQIIQSTGYVISPYNEYPPLLGLLLKLLNGELEWSTRLEVLKVLGIMGALDPHAHKRNQHNLPGQHREVLRPTIETAQHIVSMEELPTDFWPSFSASEDYYSTVAISSLMRILQDPSLSSYHQMVVGSLIFIFKSMGLGCVPYLPKVLPELFRAVRMCEDGGLKEFITWKLGTLISIVRQHIRKYLQDILSLISELWTSSFSLPAPNRTIQNPQGSPVLHLIGQLCLALNDEFRMYLLHILPNCIQVLGDAERCNDYYYVPDILHTLEVFGGNLDEHMHLVAPVLVRLFKVELVDIRRCAIVTLTKLIPKVQVGTHVSALVHHLKPVLDGNNDDLRKDATEALCCLAHALGEEFTIFIPSIHKILVKHHLRYRKWDEIENRLLRREPLITEILSVQKYTQCPPDVISDPLDDFDGEAADETQRQPRSHQVNDVRLRSAGEASQRSTREDWAEWMRHFSIALLKESPSPALRTCARLAQLQPSVARELFAAGFASCWVQMSESSQEQLVRSLKTAFSSQNIPPEILATLLNLAEFMEHDEKPLPIDTRLLGALAEKCRAFAKALHYKEMEFEAVCTKKMGANPVTVVESLIHINNQLHQHEAAIGILTYSQQHLEVQLKESWYEKLHRWDEALRAYTIKSSQASVPLQNLDASLGRMRCLAALARWEDLSALCREQWTGAEPSARLEMAPMAANAAWHMGEWDHMAEYVSRLDDGDENKLRMLGNTTASGDGSSNGAFFRAVLSVRCKKYDEARIYVERARRCLATELAALVLESYERAYNNMVRVQQLSELEEVIDYCTLPVESPIAAGRRELIRNMWNERIKGTKRNVEVWQALLAVRELVLPPNEDRDTWIKFAKLCWKNGRISQARSTLVKLLQFDPESSPEWTLYHAHPQVVLAYLKYQYAVGDELKRREAFSRLQDLSVQLATTMNSFSGTSANHGTMSNAGVPLIARVYLTLGSWKRALSPGLDDDSIQEILISYKNATLSANDWGKAWHIWALFNTEVMSRYTLRGRPDVAGKYVVAAVTGYFYSIACASTTKGVDDSLQDILRLLTLWFNYGATSEVQMALQEGFLLVKIEMWLVVLPQIIARIHSNNRVVRELIQSLLVRIGKGHPQALMYPLLVACKSISILRQRAAQEVVDKIRQHSGGLVDQAQLVSKELIRVAILWHEMWHEALEEASRMYFGEHNIEGMLAVLEPLHAMLEMGAVTIKENAFIQAYGHELLEAHECCLKYRATGEDAELTKAWDLYYHVFRRIDKQLPSLTTLDLHSVSPELLKCRKLELAVPGTYTADSPLVTIEYFVPQLIVITSKQRPRKLTIHGSDGNDYAFLLKGHEDLRQDERVMQLFGLVNTLLENSRKTSEKDLSIQRYAVIPLSPNSGLIGWVPNCDTLHALIREYRDARKIFLNQEHRLMLAFAPDYDHLPLIAKVEVFQHALQNTEGNDLAKVLWLKSRTSEVWLERRTNYTRSLAVMSMVGYLLGLGDRHPSNLMLDRHSGKILHIDFGDCFEASMNREKFPEKVPFRLTRMLVKAMEVSGIEGSFRTTCENVMQVLRTNRDSVMAMMEAFVHDPLINWRLFNFNEVPQVSNYGNANAHTVVSSEEAATNRELMQPHRGVREKELLQAVNQLGDANEVLNERAVAVMARMSHKLTGRDFSSGSALSGAGSSIQHGSEHLASGDTRDVEPGLSVKVQVQKLILQASSHEHLCQNYVGWCPFW; encoded by the exons GTATTATCGTATGTGTGAAGCAGCACAAGTTGGACTTAGCAGAAATGCTTCTGTTCATAGCATTCATGGCTCATTATTGGCTGTTGGAGAATTGCTGAG GAATACAGGTGAGTTTATGATGTCTAGGTATAGAGAAGTGGCTGATATAGTCCTCAACTATTTACGGCACCGAGATCCGCTTGTTAGCCGTAGTATAACATCACTTCTTCCTCGGATCGCCCACTTCCTGCGTGACAGATTCGTGACCAACTATCTAAAG ATTTGCATGGATCATATCCTGTTTGTTCTACGTACACCGGATGAGCGTTCTAGTGGGTTTGTTGCACTTGGAGAGATGGTCGGTGCTTTGGGTGTGGAACTTGTGCCCTATTTACCAGCAATTACCTCACATTTGCACGATGCA ATCGCTCCACGCAGAGGAAGGCCATCTCTTGAGGCAATTTCTTGTGTAGGAAGCTTTGCAAAAGCTATGGGTCTTGCGATGGAACCTCATATTCGTAGTGGGCTACTAAATGCCATGTTTTCTGCTGGTCTTTCTGATAAACTTGTAGAAGCACTTGAGTCTATAAGTACAAG CATCCCATCTTTGCTGCCTACAATACAGGAGCGTTTGTTGGATTGCATATCACAAGCACTTCCAAAGTCATCTATGAGATCTGGTGCTACTGTTGGTCGAGCAAGCAGGTCAAATAGTTTGCAGCAGTTTGTGGATTCTAGTAGTCCTGTTCTGGTGCAACTTGCACTGCGGACTCTAGCAAACTTCAACTTTAAG GGTCATGAGCTCCTGGAATTTGCAAGAGAGAGTGTAATCCTTTATCTGGAAGATGAAGATAGCAGTACCAGAAAAGCTGCTTCAGTTTGCTGTTGCAGATTAGTTGTGCATTCCCTTTCTGCTTCCTCTAGTTCACAGTTCAGTTCAAATAGGTCAAATCGTATGGGAGGAGCTAAACGCCGCCGTCTTGTAGAGGAG ATAGTGGAAAAACTTCTTAATGCTGCAGTTGCTGATGCTGATGTTGGTGTTAGAAGTTCGGTTTTCAAGGCTCTGTACTGGAACCCgacttttgatgattttttggcCCAAGCTGACATCTTGACTTCAATTTTTGTTGCTTTGAATGATGAG GAGTATGATGTCAGAGAACTGGCAATTTCGGTTGCTGGCAGATTGTCTGAAAAAAATCCAGCATATGTGCTGCCGGCCCTTCGTCGCTATCTTATACAGCTGCTCACTTATCTTGATCAGAG TATGGATAGCAAGTGTAAAGAGGACAGTGCTCGGTTGTTGGGTTGCCTAATTAGGAGTTGTGCGCGGCTAATACTTCCTTACATTGCTCCAATTCACAAG GCGCTAGTGACTAGATTATGTGAAGGAACAGGACCAATTGCTAATAATGTGCTTGCTGCGGGAGTGCTTGCCACTGTTGGAGAACTGGCCAAAGTG GGCGGTTTTGCAATGAGGCAATATCTTCCTGAGCTAATGCCTGTAGTTGTGGATGCTCTTTTGGACGGGGGTGCTGTTAGTAAAAGGGAAGTGGCAGTAGCAACCCTTGGTCAAATTATCCAAAGCACAGG ATATGTTATCTCTCCCTATAATGAGTATCCACCATTGCTTGGCTTACTCTTGAAGTTGCTGAATGGTGAATTGGAATGGTCGACTAGACTAGAAGTGCTGAAG GTTTTAGGGATTATGGGTGCACTGGACCCTCATGCACATAAGCGTAATCAACATAATCTACCTGGTCAACATAGAGAGGTCCTACGGCCAACAATTGAGACCGCTCAACATATTGTTTCCATGGAAGAGTTACCAACTGACTTCTGGCCATCTTTTTCAGCATCTGAGGACTACTATTCAACA GTTGCAATTAGTTCGCTCATGCGAATTCTTCAAGATCCTTCCCTTTCAAGTTATCATCAAATGGTGGTTGGCTCACTTATCTTTATTTTTAAG TCAATGGGCCTTGGCTGCGTTCCATATTTACCAAAG GTTCTTCCTGAGCTATTCCGTGCTGTTCGCATGTGTGAGGATGGTGGTTTGAAAGAGTTCATAACCTGGAAGCTTGGGACATTGATATCTATTGTTCGGCAG CACATTAGAAAATATTTACAAGACATactctctctcatctctgaATTATGGACTTCCTCATTCAGCTTGCCTGCACCAAACCGGACCATACAGAATCCACAGGGTTCACCG GTTCTTCACCTTATTGGGCAACTATGCTTAGCATTAAATGATGAGTTCAGAATGTATTTACTTCACATTCTACCAAATTGTATTCAAGTCTTGGGTGATGCTGAACGATGCAATGATTATTACTATGTTCCTGACATATTACACACACTTGAAGTTTTCGGCG GAAATTTGGATGAGCACATGCACTTGGTTGCTCCAGTGCTTGTTCGTTTATTTAAAGTTGAGCTAGTTGATATCAGGCGGTGTGCCATTGTCACTTTGACTAAGCTTATACCTAAGGTGCAG GTTGGTACTCATGTTTCAGCTTTGGTGCATCATCTGAAGCCTGTCTTGGATGG CAACAATGATGATCTCCGGAAAGATGCTACGGAGGCTCTTTGCTGTCTCGCACACGCTCTTGGAGAAGAATTTACAATATTCATACCATCAATACACAAAATTCTTGTGAAGCATCATTTGCGG TATAGAAAGTGGGATGAGATCGAAAATCGATTACTAAGGCGAGAGCCACTCATCACTGAAATTTTGTCTGTACAAAAGTACACACAGTGTCCTCCTGATGTCATTAGTGACCCCCTTGATGATTTTGATGGTGAGGCAGCTGATGAAACACAGCGACAACCAAGAAGTCATCAA GTCAACGATGTTCGATTGAGAAGTGCCGGCGAGGCTTCGCAGAGGAGTACTAGGGAAGACTGGGCTGAATGGATGAGGCATTTTAGTATTGCACTCCTCAAAGAGTCGCCATCTCCAGCTTTACGCACCTGTGCAAGGCTAGCTCAGCTTCAG CCTTCTGTTGCCCGCGAGTTGTTTGCTGCGGGTTTTGCAAGTTGCTGGGTCCAAATGAGTGAATCATCTCAGGAACAACTTGTGAGAAGTCTCAAAACAGCCTTCTCATCTCAAAACATTCCTCCCGAAATCCTTGCCACGCTTCTGAACTTG GCTGAGTTTATGGAACATGATGAGAAGCCTCTTCCAATTGATACCAGGCTGCTTGGTGCACTTGCTGAGAAG TGCCGAGCATTTGCGAAAGCTCTCCATTATAAAGAAATGGAGTTTGAAGCTGTATGCACCAAGAAGATGGGTGCAAATCCTGTTACTGTGGTTGAATCCCTTATTCATATTAACAATCAACTGCACCAGCATGAG GCAGCTATTGGGATATTGACTTACTCACAACAGCATCTAGAAGTTCAATTGAAAGAGTCATG GTATGAAAAATTGCACCGTTGGGATGAGGCCCTCAGAGCGTACACCATTAAGTCATCCCAGGCATCTGTTCCATTACAAAACTTGGACGCTTCATTGG GTCGAATGAGGTGTCTAGCAGCGTTGGCTCGTTGGGAAGATCTAAGTGCGTTGTGCAGAGAGCAGTGGACTGGTGCAGAACCATCTGCTCGACTTGAAATGGCTCCAATG GCTGCAAATGCTGCTTGGCATATGGGTGAGTGGGACCATATGGCAGAATATGTTTCTCGTCTAGATGATGGGGACGAGAACAAGCTCCGTATGTTGGGTAACACAACGGCTAGTGGTGATGGAAGCAGCAATGGCGCTTTCTTCCGAGCTGTTCTTTCAGTTCGTTGCAAGAAG TACGATGAAGCTCGGATATATGTTGAACGAGCtcggcggtgtttggctacagAACTTGCAGCACTG GTGCTTGAGAGTTACGAGCGTGCTTATAACAACATGGTGCGGGTCCAACAGCTTTCAGAACTGGAAGAG GTGATTGATTACTGCACCCTTCCGGTGGAAAGCCCAATTGCCGCCGGACGAAGGGAACTTATTCGCAATATGTGGAATGAGCGCATTAAAGGAACAAAGCGAAATGTTGAG GTGTGGCAAGCCCTACTTGCTGTCAGAGAGTTGGTTCTTCCTCCTAACGAAGACAGAGACACCTGGATAAAGTTTGCTAAACTTTGCTGGAAGAATGGTCGTATTAGTCAGGCTAGATCTACTTTAGTCAAACTTTTACAG TTTGATCCTGAATCTTCTCCTGAATGGACACTGTATCATGCACATCCACAAGTAGTCTTGGCTTATCTGAAGTACCAATATGCTGTTGGAGATGAGCTTAAAAGGAGGGAGGCATTTTCTAGGTTACAA GATTTGTCAGTGCAGCTTGCTACTACTATGAATAGTTTCTCTGGGACATCAGCAAACCATGGTACCATGTCAAATGCTGGAGTACCACTTATTGCTCGTGTTTATTTGACGCTTGGTAGCTGGAAGAGAGCACTATCACCTGGGTTAGATGATGATTCTATTCAAG AAATTTTGATTTCTTATAAAAATGCCACACTAAGTGCCAATGACTGGGGCAAGGCTTGGCACATATGGGCTTTGTTCAACACGGAAGTCATGTCACGCTATACTTTGCGAGGCAGACCAGATGTCGCAGGAAAATATGTTGTTGCAGCAGTAACCGGATATTTCTACTCTATTGCTTGTGCATCTACAACCAAAGGGGTTGATGATAGCTTACAG GATATCCTTCGGCTCTTAACTCTTTGGTTCAACTATGGGGCTACCTCAGAAGTTCAAATGGCGTTGCAGGAAGGCTTTTTGCTTGTCAAGATTGAAATGTGGTTGGTTGTGCTGCCCCAGATAATTGCAAGGATTCATTCAAACAATAGAGTAGTTAGAGAACTGATACAGTCATTGCTAGTTCGAATTGGAAAGGGACATCCACAG GCATTAATGTATCCCTTGTTGGTTGCCTGCAAATCAATAAGTATATTGAGACAACGTGCAGCACAGGAGGTCGTTGATAAGATCCGCCAGCATAGTGGAGGTCTTGTTGACCAG GCGCAGCTTGTTTCAAAGGAATTGATACGGGTAGCAATTTTGTGGCATGAGATGTGGCATGAAGCTCTCGAGGAAGCTAGCAGGATGTATTTTGGTGAACACAATATTGAGGGAATGCTTGCCGTACTTGAGCCATTGCATGCAATGCTTGAGATGGGAGCTGTGACAATTAAGGAGAATGCGTTCATTCAG GCTTATGGACATGAATTACTGGAAGCACATGAGTGCTGTTTAAAATATAGGGCTACGGGAGAGGATGCTGAGCTGACTAAG GCATGGGATTTGTATTACCATGTGTTTAGAAGAATCGACAAACAGCTTCCAAGTCTTACAACCCTCGATTTGCAC TCTGTTTCACCTGAGCTACTCAAATGTCGAAAGTTGGAGCTTGCTGTACCAGGAACTTATACCGCAG ATTCACCACTTGTGACAATTGAGTATTTTGTTCCCCAATTGATTGTGATAACATCGAAACAAAGACCAAGAAAACTGACAATTCATGGAAGCGATGGCAATGATTATGCATTCTTGCTTAAAGGCCATGAAGATTTGCGGCAAGATGAACGTGTAATGCAG CTTTTTGGTCTGGTGAATACTCTCCTTGAGAACTCTAGGAAAACATCAGAAAAAGATCTGTCAATCCAAAGATATGCCGTTATACCATTGTCACCTAACAGTGGTTTAATTGGATGGGTTCCCAACTGCGACACACTTCATGCTCTGATCCGTGAATACAGAGATGCCAGGAAG ATTTTCTTAAATCAGGAGCACAGACTTATGTTGGCTTTTGCACCCGATTATGATCACTTACCCCTCATTGCGAAGGTGGAAGTATTTCAGCATGCTTTGCAAAAtactgaagggaatgaccttgcAAAG GTTCTGTGGCTGAAAAGTCGAACTTCCGAAGTATGGCTTGAGCGCCGTACAAACTACACTAGAAGTCTTGCTGTTATGAGCATG GTTGGCTATTTGCTTGGTTTAGGGGATCGGCATCCAAGTAATCTCATGTTAGATCGCCATAG tggaaaaatattacatattgACTTTGGGGATTGCTTTGAGGCTTCAATGAATCGAGAGAAGTTCCCTGAAAAA GTACCATTCCGTTTGACTAGAATGCTTGTGAAAGCTATGGAAGTTAGTGGTATCGAGGGTAGTTTCAGAACAACTTGTGAAAATGTGATGCAAGTCCTTCGAACAAACAGAGACAGTGTCATGGCCATGATGGAG GCATTTGTACATGACCCCCTAATCAATTGGCGTTTGTTCAATTTCAATGAAGTTCCTCAAGTTTCAAACTATGGAAATGCTAATGCTCACACAGTTGTCAGTAGCGAAGAAGCTGCAACTAATCGAGAGCTCATGCAACCTCATCGGGGAGTCCGTGAGAAGGAGCTGCTACAG GCGGTCAATCAACTCGGTGATGCTAACGAGGTTTTGAACGAGCGTGCTGTAGCTGTAATGGCACGGATGAGTCACAAGCTAACAGGGCGTGACTTCTCTTCTGGGTCAGCGTTGTCAGGAGCAGGCAGCTCGATCCAACATGGCAGCGAACACTTGGCTTCAGGAGATACCCGGGATGTGGAACCTGGTTTATCCGTGAAGGTTCAGGTTCAGAAGCTTATACTCCAAGCGAGTTCACACGAACACTTGTGCCAAAATTACGTCGG GTGGTGCCCGTTTTGGTGA